One genomic window of Salvelinus alpinus chromosome 9, SLU_Salpinus.1, whole genome shotgun sequence includes the following:
- the LOC139530317 gene encoding F-box only protein 40-like, with product MVRPSRPRGHRHCDSCFSQYCKAPVEISVSCVLIPCRLLCGAIFHLCKEEEHALLCPNERVPCLNAGFGCPISMPRSWLAAHLQVCPASVVCCSMEWNRWPAEDAQSHTHSALQHNLVKEEEEGGGHGEALDLAMALRDQHHLFHSLKMKNLFPELIERVEEEEREEQRRREGRRREKEEKKREREAMEAQGVDGGVSFPNRVGCVSPANRGWYGPLPENIQEAVRERDREREEERELTQEEREELARGRVVGSEGPVAYVWERMFNMERGGCMIAEANQEAVARGRGQGQASGVRGQEMESHQSQTLTTTGTQALNDTHTHTDTRPNPQCVACLAGTKKKQMYYCSQLEPMKINTVRTFKIPTSFTAKHTRIRNPGHRKRVDAAVDTSDLGVEPQDMPIWEEVQASLLCSLEKEQRGHLIAESQSSDALLSDTGTQTYAFLSAPFSRDTSLASLTEDRPLQLHLQLQAKGVTARHNKSSSAFTFLCGHTFQRREFPKHFRNVHNDIQMCASGWFEQRCPLAYLGCTYSQRRFQPSTHTATVTYNKELSSFSLRPTVPASLNEEPQYSKSQPAPEPVSNLRRRRSRGGGGRDQDSLSTLPYEVLHHMASFLDSLSLFQLALVSHLMREVCSSLLHDRGMVSLLWEKKTYKTGMAKWKAKKVVWQFSTLFSPVEAWCFDNNVPSMSDHLKVCPYYEMEPRTERVLLPHIVNNKLNTDTQSNSNSLVTLFQKKT from the exons ATG GTTCGTCCTTCCCGCCCCAGAGGTCACCGCCACTGTGACAGCTGTTTCAGCCAGTACTGCAAGGCCCCTGTGGAGATCTCGGTGTCATGTGTGCTCATCCCCTGCCGCCTGCTGTGTGGCGCCATCTTTCACCTGTGCAAAGAGGAGGAGCATGCGCTACTCTGCCCCAATGAGAGGGTGCCATGCCTAAATGCGGGCTTCGGCTGTCCAATCAGCATGCCCCGTTCCTGGCTGGCGGCCCACCTGCAGGTCTGTCCAGCCAGCGTGGTGTGCTGCTCCATGGAGTGGAACCGCTGGCCAGCCGAGGAcgcccagtcacacacacattcgGCCCTGCAGCATAACCTagtgaaggaagaggaggagggaggaggacacGGCGAGGCGCTGGACCTGGCCATGGCTCTGAGAGATCAGCACCATTTGTTCCACTCCCTGAAGATGAAGAATCTCTTCCCTGAGCTGATTGAGagggtggaagaggaggagagggaggagcagaggagaagggaggggaggaggagggagaaggaagagaagaagagggagagggaggccaTGGAGGCACAgggggtggatggaggagtgTCTTTCCCTAACAGGGTTGGCTGTGTGTCTCCTGCTAATCGAGGATGGTATGGACCCCTCCCTGAGAATATTCAGGAGGCGGttagggagagggacagagagagggaggaggagagagagctgacccaggaggagagggaggagctggCCAGGGGAAGGGTGGTAGGATCAGAGGGCCCGGTGGCCTACGTCTGGGAGCGCATGTTTAACATGGAGAGGGGAGGCTGCATGATAGCTGAGGCTAACCAAGAGGCAGTGGCAAGGGGCAGAGGTCAGGGTCAAGCATCAGGAGTTAGAGGTCAAGAGATGGAGTCACATCAATCACAGACCCTGACCACCACAGGGACACAGGCacttaatgacacacacacacacacagacacacgccccAACCCCCAGTGCGTGGCCTGTCTGGCCGGCACTAAGAAGAAGCAGATGTATTACTGCAGCCAGCTGGAGCCCATGAAAATCAACACAGTGAGGACCTTTAAGATTCCCACCAGCTTCACGGCCAAACACACACGCATCAGGAACCCCGGACACCGGAAGAGGGTGGACGCGGCTGTGGACACCAGCGACCTGGGGGTGGAGCCACAGGACATGCCTATCTGGGAGGAGGTGCAG GCCAGTCTGCTGTGTTCTCTGGAGAAGGAGCAGAGGGGTCACCTGATCGCTGAGTCACAGTCCAGCGATGCCCTCCTGAGCGACACGGGGACGCAGACCTACGCCTTCCTGTCAGCTCCGTTCAGTCGTGACACTTCATTGGCCAGTCTGACGGAGGACCGCCCCCTCCAGCTCCACCTCCAGCTGCAGGCGAAGGGTGTGACGGCCCGACACAACAAGTCTAGCTCCGCCTTCACCTTTCTCTGTGGACACACCTTCCAACGCAGAGAGTTCCCCAAACACTTCAG GAACGTGCACAACGACATACAGATGTGTGCTAGTGGCTGGTTTGAGCAGAGGTGTCCCCTAGCCTACCTGGGCTGCACTTACAGCCAGAGGAGGTTCCAGCCCTCCACACACACTGCCACTGTCACCTACAA CAAAGAGCTTAGTAGCTTCAGCCTGAGACCCACTGTCCCTGCCTCTCTAAATGAGGAGCCCCAATACTCCAAATCCCAGCCTGCTCCAGAACCAGTCTCAAACCtcaggaggcgaaggtcgagggGTGGAGGAGGACGGGACCAGGACTCTCTGAGCACTCTGCCCTACGAGGTGCTGCACCACATGGCCAGCTTCCTGGACAGCTTGTCCCTGTTCCAACTGGCCCTGGTGTCCCACCTCATGAGGGAGGTGTGTTCCTCTCTGCTGCATGACAGGGGGATGGTCTCCCTCCTCTGGGAGAAGAAGACCTATAAGACTGGCATGGCCAAGTGGAAGGCCAAGAAGGTG GTGTGGCAGTTCAGTACTCTGTTCTCTCCAGTAGAAGCATGGTGTTTTGACAACAATGTACCCTCCATGTCAGACCACCTGAAGGTGTGCCCTTACTACGAGATGGAGCCCAGGACCGAGCGTGTGCTCCTGCCTCACATTGTCAACAACAAattgaacacagacacacaaagcaaCAGCAATAGTCTGGTCACCCTGTTCCAGAAGAAGACTTGA
- the LOC139530318 gene encoding apoptosis-inducing factor 3-like: protein MSGRPHFSELLDVDQDEELTEVVCLESELKDGQMMEVEVGRHNVLLVRSEGIYSAIGNQCTHYGAPLSKGILSGHRVRCPWHGACFNIQTGDLEEFPGMDCLPCHTVKVENNKVYVSVNKKAARQTKRIKCMGSRVEGVIHTILLLGGGSASLVCAETLRQENFGGRIIMVTRDNLLPYDKTRLSKVMNVENDSILLRRMEFFHKYDIEVWLRKEAMSLDTEKKKVTFDDGSVQSYDQLLISTGCRAKGLECPGKDLENVKMLETPEDARQIHVACLGCHIVIVGTSFVGMEVASYMTDKASSITVIGSSELPYQKTLGPEIGKVTMMMLAEKDVAFYMNDNVSEVRGENGKVKDVVLKSGTVIPADVLIVGIGVIPNSEFLQGTPIAMDSKSSVIVDKCMRTNVLEVFCGGDLATFPLTMAKDQRVNIGHWQMAQAHGRVAALNMLNIPTELNSVPYYWTVLLGKNIRYTGYGEGYTDIVVKGKVEEQKFLAFYIKDDEVIAAASLNYDPAVSAVAERFAAGNTITKKEAESDDLRWLKLELS, encoded by the exons ATGTCTGGAAGGCCAC ATTTTAGCGAGTTGCTGGACGTCGACCAAGATGAAGAGCTGACAGAGGTGGTGTGTCTGGAGTCAGAACTAAAGGACGGACA gatgatggaggtggaggtgggacgTCACAATGTTCTGTTGGTACGGAGTGAAGGCATATACAGCGCCATCGGCAACCAGTGTACACACTACGGCGCTCCCTTGAGCAAAG ggattcTATCAGGGCACAGGGTGCGATGCCCGTGGCACGGGGCCTGCTTCAACATCCAGACAGGAGACCTGGAAGAATTCCCTGGCATGGACTGTCTACCCTGTCACACG GTGAAAGTCGAAAACAACAAAGTGTATGTGTCCGTAAACAAAAAG gCAGCGAGACAGACCAAACGAATAAAGTGTATGGGCTCCAGAGTAGAAGGTGTCATCCACACCATCCTACTGCTCGGGGGAG GGTCTGCGTCGTTGGTGTGTGCGGAAACTCTGAGACAGGAGAACTTTGGAGGCAGAATCATCATGGTAACCAGGGACAACCTTCTGCCCTATGACAAAACACGACTCAGCAAG gtAATGAATGTGGAGAATGACAGCATTTTGCTGAGGAGGATGGAGTTCTTCCATAAATACGACATCGAGGTGTGGCTCCGCAAAGAG GCCATGTCATTGGACACAGAGAAGAAGAAAGTAACATTTGATGACGGTTCAGTCCAGAGCTACGACCAGCTCCTCATATCCACAGGCTGCAG AGCGAAGGGTCTGGAGTGTCCAGGTAAAGACCTGGAgaatgtaaagatgctggagaCACCGGAGGATGCAAGGCAGATACATGTTGCCTGTCTGGGCTGTCATATCGTCATCGTGGGGACATCCTTCGTTG GCATGGAGGTGGCATCCTATATGACAGACAAGGCCTCCAGCATCACAGTGATTGGCAGCAGTGAGCTACCCTACCAGAAGACCTTGGGCCCTGAGATTGGCAAGGTCACCATGATg ATGCTTGCAGAGAAGGATGTGGCGTTTTATATGAATGACAATGTGTCAGAGGTCCGCGGAGAGAACGGAAAG GTAAAAGATGTTGTGCTGAAGAGTGGGACAGTCATTCCTGCTGATGTTTTAATTGTTGGCATCG gcgTGATCCCTAACTCAGAGTTCCTGCAGGGTACTCCCATAGCGATGGACTCTAAGAGCTCAGTCATAGTGGACAAG tGCATGAGGACCAATGTTCTCGAAGTGTTCTGTGGAGGAGACCTGGCTACCTTCCCCCTGACAATGGCTAAAGACCAGAGAGTCAATATAGGACACTGGCAGATGGCACAGGCACACG GGAGAGTAGCAGCCCTGAACATGCTGAATATACCCACTGAACTCAACTCTGTCCCTTACTACTGGACCGTCCTACTGGGGAAGAACATCAGATACACAG GCTATGGGGAAGGATACACTGACATCGTGGTAAAAGGGAAAGTGGAGGAACAAAAGTTCCTGGCCTTTTATATCAA